The Quercus lobata isolate SW786 chromosome 4, ValleyOak3.0 Primary Assembly, whole genome shotgun sequence genome segment TCAGTTAATGAGCTAACCCAAATGCCATAAAAAATCAAACTGAGCCAACAAGGCTGAAGAACCAAAGAATAAAAACCTCCTAACTTCATACCTGATGATAACGCAGCATCAGATTTAGATACTGTTGACCATATCAAGGCCAGCAATGAATTGTATTTAAAGAGGCGATAAGCAACCCATTTTATGGGCGTTTCTGAAGGAATGGTTTTGTAATCATGGGGGTAGAAGCTTCTTTTGAGGAAGCTAATATTCATTAAGTATTGTCTTCCCATACAGAGGCCAGGATTAAATGAAAATGGGCAATAGGCAACCTATTTCTGAAGGAATGGTTTTGTAATAACGGGAATGGAAGCTTCCTTCAAGGAAGCTAATAATCATTATTTGTCTAGTTTTTTCCTCATATTACTATTCTATATGATCTTATCAAGATCCATATCTAATACCTATAATGAAATAACTACCTTGCAAGCACAATGTATGCTGTCCATGCACTCAGTAATATATTTGTTACCTTGTGCTGTGCATACATTACAACCATGTTAGTGATTTGATAACAATAGTAGCTTTTTCAATGTCTAACAAGTCCAGTTGGTCACTATCCAATATgtacacacacacccaaaacCACAAAGAACACGCCTAGTGCCAAGGGGCAATTTGTTAGTGATCAATGCCAACAAGAAATCTGCAGTTCTAGATTCCTTATCTTATGGGCTGGGTAAAAAGGTTCtgggaaaattacattttaatcTCTATAATTGAAGGGTGTCATAAATTAAATCCTATAgctttaaaaagtaataaattaaaccatGTAGTTTCgtaaataacaattttataacttacaaaaaaataaaaagtaataaattaaactttatCCCCATTTAAGTCTCATGACATTGTGCTTGGGATTTAATATCGACTAAGAGTTTATGTTAAActaccgattgtcccaaaaatttaaactgttaggaaattgtgaatttaatcacttaaccataagtctaacacatgttaaattaccgattgtcccaaaagcttaagctattaggaaatagtgaatttaatcacttaaccataagtgtaacactccccctcacttGTGGGCCGAAACTTTCCCTTAATAAGTGGGGGTCCAACAAGGgggaatttaacattttaaatgggaggtagagtaaaGCCAGAGATCGAACTCAGGATCTCCTgttttgataccatgttaaactaccgattgtcccaaaagcttaagctattaggaaattgtgaatttaatcacttaaccataagtcTAACAGGTTAAATTGTTACTTTTTGAAATCTCATTGTCTAATTTTACTTCTAAAACTATAGAatataatttgttactttttgaaatGGGCTTTTATTTGTTACACACCCTaattatagggtttaaaatgTAAACTTCCCAAAGGTTTGTTTGGGAGGGGAGGAGGACTCTACCTACAACCCCCAGAAGCCATCCATGAAAAGGGTGTACCTTACAAAGGTAGGAACAACCTCAATGCAATAGGAATGTAGTGGGATTTGAACCCAAGCATTGAGCAAGTAGCTCAGTTGCAGGCTTATTCCATAAAAACAGAGGATCTCTGATTTACCATGAAGACAAGGAAATCGCTAGAAACAACATCCATCTCAAACCAGAACAGATGGAACTGTCCAATTTATTCAATATCATCTTCTGATGTTCAGCAACCTACAGTTTTTTTGTCAATTTGATGTAAAGTCAGCACTCAGCATAGCCTCCTTCAAAATAGGTCCTCAGGGCACATCTCTTACTTGTAAGCAGCAGCTTTATAAGCTCAATAATGCAACAGAGATTGGAAgatgattttatatatgtataagcATCTATTTTACTGCCTCCAGTAAACTCAGTATAGAATACAATAAGGTACCATTCCATGATGGGTAAACTACACACATGCTCTTTTAAGTTATACCAGCCACTTGATACAATTGCTATATGTGTAAGTGCTAAATGGAACATATTTACATACATCTTTTTCTTGCACTGacatttcaatttcaaaagttaAGCTCTAGCTTCATCAATGAAATACGTGTTAAACATACATTTACACACTAGAATATAGGCACAACCATTAACAAGTgtagaatataaaatttaaaacttaccCAACAAATGTCCAAAAAGCTAAACTCAACTTGCTGTAGGAGGTCTTTGTTGCACCACCAAATCATCAGCAGAGTAATAATCAGCAATCAGCCGATACACATATGATGGATTGTGCCCCCCTCTGTGAAGGAAGTAAAGAGTAATTTACTTGTAACAGTTACAGGATAAAAGAATTTGAAATATCGAGATCGGTACGAAAGTATTCAAAATTCTCAAAACCAGACTAAAAGCATACAAAAGTGAGCTAAAAGATTGCATCCAGACAAGAACAAGGACAGGATAGCCAACATTCCATAATGGGGCACAGAAAAGGTTTTCTAAATGAGCTccagaatatatataattttggaaCCCAGGtaaatcttttctttcttgaaatttacaaaagattttCTTGAACTTACGTGTCAGTAATAAAAAGACTAACGAGCTTTGGTGGCACATAATCAAATGTTGGATTGACCACATGAAGAAGAGGGGAAGCAGTGCCAGTTCCAAAATCCATGCAATCTGAGAATTCTCCAAAATCCAGCAGCTCAGATGGGGATCTCAGCTCATTCAGTAAGACCTCAGGATTGTGTGGATACAGAGGGCACAACTGTAATGTAGATGAAACAGCACTTCATGAAGGTACAACAGCAAtaattggaacaaaaaaaaaaaccataatttcaaaattttatgaaatgaGATACAAAACTTAAACATTTCCACTTGCTAGTAATCAACATGCCAGGAACCAGAGCAAAACATGCGTTTCAGTATTCACTATTCATTaactccatcaaaataaattttagctaAAGTATTTACAAATTGTGGCTATTTCTATCGCATTACATAATAAATTCTTAGGCTACTTAgatttctaattttgtttattcACAACCCGCAAAATCTGTTCCCTGCTTTGATCCAGAAATGCAAGACAAAGTTGAACAGCTTAGAATACTCTCTACAGACATCAGAAATcccaaataaaattggttactTAAATTAATAGGCAACTAAAAATGAGTTGATttgatttaccaaaaaaaaaaggtgttgaTTTCGGAAGAATGAATCACTGATAACTTCACACTTTCAGGTTGATCAGCGAAGTGCATATTAACCCAAAAGTGGAAATTTGGGTTAATTTCAAATGGTCATTGTTTTGGAATCATTAAGACTCTATGCAGCAAAGAATTTTAGTCATTTCATAGATTATGGCTGCAGTAAAGCAAAGAATTTTAGTCACTTCAAAGCATAAGAACTAAGAAGCGAGCAAGAAATTTAGGAATGTACCAGAAGAGACTTGGTTTACTTATCAATCATCAAAACCTCTATTATTGTACCAAATTACCTTGTGACTGCCAGCAAGTACAACAAAAGGGACAGCATGCCTTTGAGCTGCAAGTGCAACCATATTCAACCCAACAGGTGCTATAACCCCACCATTGGCCATGACAGCATGTGCTCCAACTATAACCTTTAGGAGTTACAACATTGAAGCCAAAAATCAATCCACGAAATGCTGTTCcaattgaggaaaaaaacaaatagaaggaaaaaaaaaagcttaaggCCATCAATTTACCATGTTCACACGGGAAATCATGGCAAAAACTGCAGAATCAGTAATTAGTGTAGTTTGTAAACCTCTTGTGACCAAATCTTTTGCAAGAAGATGTCCCTGATAcctaattttataataaatggcATTAGAGAGAGGAAATCATAATTACACCACCTAAAAATAGTATGCAGTTGCACAAACCTTGGGGCACCCTCTGCTACAAACACCCGAAATgatctctttttctcctttgcGGCACAAAGAAATTCCAATACTGTTCTTGAACTTCCTAAAGTTAATATTACctcactgaaaaaaaaaaaaatatatatatatatatatatatatatgcaattaGAAGTGTTTCAGAGATAAGAAAAAAAGGTTCTAGAAATAAAAACCACAGAAAATTATACATCACACAAGCTGATGTGAATAAGACTGTATTTTCAGATTgattaacaacaataaaaagacATAACTACATGGAGCTGTATAAGTACTTTACAAGTATTTCTGGAATAACAAGTAAAAGGCGAATATAAATAATGATAAGAAATTATCAAATGGCAAGTTAGCCCACATAAGACAAATAATTCCCAACCTAGGTGCACTAATTGACCTACATAGGGAGACAAACCCACTCTTCATCTGTGCAAAGGTTATCTGGAAAAAGATTAACCTTGAATCAGTGGATTGACATTATGTAATCCACAGATTGCAGGCACTCTCCCATTTTCCCTAATTGGACAACACCTTAATACCTCTCACCTTTATCATATTAATGCCTGCCCTAGATCATGTAAGCAGCAaccattttcaaaaattacaaaatatggCATAAAGGAGTTGTTGAACCTAGGTAAAGTACATTAATAATGCTACTAATGCTGAGCTGCAAACCacatgaatttctttttttaacattttacaTTACATTTCTTAGCCTAATAGACAGAAACATATCCCAAGATGCAACatttgtgtgtgagtgtgtgtggtGGGGGGGTAAATCTCAAGACATATTGAATATTAATCCACAAACAGCTTCTGCACTCCCTGTATGAATCAGTCACTTAGATACAAATTATGCATCACGCAAGCAACTATGTGGTCCAGGGAATGACAGTGATTCACCATTCTCATCAGAAAAACCATTACGATGTTTAAGGGATTACAACTTTTTCATATAAGAAATGGTAAGCTGTTCTGAATCATCTTATAAAAGTCACATGCAGCACTATAGAGAGGAGACAACTCAATGCAAAGGGATGATCATATCCAGAAGAGCTTTCTTCATCCTGAGAAATGTGTAATATGGCCAAATATCAGactgtttaaatttttattatgtgGATCAGCTTGGCATGCCACGTGCCATCCAATTAAACAAAAACCTATGTCGGTTCTCAAAAGGTGGACATAATGCCTGTGACTTAAGTTAACACCAAGATcaagggttttcttttttttttaaagtaagaaaattatgtattaaaaagaaatacTGGACAAACCCTAGTACATGGGGAGTATAAAAGAgccccaccaaaaaaataacatCTCAAATTACAGAGAtctaaaaaattagtaaaagaaCAACAAACATGATTTGAATATCCCTTAGCCATCCTAATAAATATCTCAGAAAAAGTCTAAATTGAAGCACCGCTGAACACTAAAATGAAGTCAATTAATTTTCAACATTAGTGCTTTTACTGCAAGTTcaaatttaaaggaaaatatGGATTCCCTATCAAATCCACAGTTTCAGCCATGTCAGACTGCATATTATGTGGAATTCAGCTTCTAGTCTACAGCATTCCATACTccatttcaacaaaaaaataagataaaataaaataaaaacaattcttTTCACAATATAAATCATAGCAATAAAGGAAGATTTTTGGCAAACAAATGAATCATTTCATGCATAACAACCTCAACCATAACTcttcaaaaataaacaaataaataatataaatatatatatatataaaaataataaataaataaaaacacataaacgGTTATTCTCaaagaaatttgattttgaatactCTTGTCTTTGTTAACATTCCATCCCTAACACCAAGTTTTCTTATAACGCCACCTCTAAATCTTCAGCTCTTTCAcctcaatataaatcatagaaACTTTACAAGCCATATCCTAGGACCACAAACAAAACATATAAGCCACCACAGACtgttgaaaattacaaaaaaatcaacCGTCAAAGAAATTTGAGGATGCATACAAACTTTATAAgcacaaaaaagtaaaattgcaGGTACTGTcagctcttttctttttttttttatagataacaCATTGTCAGCTCAAAATTATATTGATCAATTCAAACAATTTTCAGACCACCCACA includes the following:
- the LOC115986780 gene encoding translation initiation factor eIF-2B subunit beta-like isoform X2 yields the protein MPDVQVLVNDFINKLRKRKIEGSQATSRQTAELLRSVISQTRVPYTNQAGALIDAVRAVGEQLIAANPVELAVGNIVRRVLHIIREEDLSLATAAVAGLGLSSVSDDEDDAERDNHPVLSAAVVAAAARSTLRPPSLQTLLEDVPDSGAVPHTSSSGGDSEGKTADKSSRSRKLKHDVIEALNELIQDITTCHELIAEQAVEHIHQNEVILTLGSSRTVLEFLCAAKEKKRSFRVFVAEGAPRYQGHLLAKDLVTRGLQTTLITDSAVFAMISRVNMVIVGAHAVMANGGVIAPVGLNMVALAAQRHAVPFVVLAGSHKLCPLYPHNPEVLLNELRSPSELLDFGEFSDCMDFGTGTASPLLHVVNPTFDYVPPKLVSLFITDTGGHNPSYVYRLIADYYSADDLVVQQRPPTAS
- the LOC115986780 gene encoding translation initiation factor eIF-2B subunit beta-like isoform X1, which translates into the protein MPDVQVLVNDFINKLRKRKIEGSQATSRQTAELLRSVISQTRVPYTNQAGALIDAVRAVGEQLIAANPVELAVGNIVRRVLHIIREEDLSLATAAVAGLGLSSVSDDEDDAERDNHPVLSAAVVAAAARSTLRPPSLQTLLEDVPDSGAVPHTSSSGGDSEGKSKSADKSSRSRKLKHDVIEALNELIQDITTCHELIAEQAVEHIHQNEVILTLGSSRTVLEFLCAAKEKKRSFRVFVAEGAPRYQGHLLAKDLVTRGLQTTLITDSAVFAMISRVNMVIVGAHAVMANGGVIAPVGLNMVALAAQRHAVPFVVLAGSHKLCPLYPHNPEVLLNELRSPSELLDFGEFSDCMDFGTGTASPLLHVVNPTFDYVPPKLVSLFITDTGGHNPSYVYRLIADYYSADDLVVQQRPPTAS